A single Desulfovibrio piger DNA region contains:
- a CDS encoding glycosyltransferase family 2 protein, with protein MRIPKISVLLPVHNAEKYLIECLDSLITQTFSDFEIIAIDDASTDNSLHRLRDYAQRDSRIKVFHNETNLKLAKTLNKGICLAQAPLIARMDADDIALPKRFEIQYEFMKNNPDIDVCGTWAQGFCETNRRYSVPVDHDTICSALPFFNPMIHPTVMIRTDVARNNLYDETFDRSQDYELWARMLLTGTSKFHNIPKVLLLYRYKDKKSSNSFYLNTKINILSMILKNNLTEHDILINEAISNQGTNSKDYSTQEIKQWLIKLIEFNAQSKKIQSNKLNKMAIFIFIQSLIRKRGIKIKSILNTPFITNKYKELTKYIIKKMIYEIKILHI; from the coding sequence ATGAGAATTCCTAAAATATCAGTTTTACTTCCAGTCCATAATGCAGAAAAATATTTGATAGAGTGCCTCGACTCTCTCATAACTCAAACATTCTCTGATTTTGAAATTATTGCTATTGATGATGCCTCTACAGATAATAGTCTTCATAGACTAAGAGATTATGCACAACGAGATAGCAGGATCAAAGTTTTTCATAACGAGACTAATCTAAAGCTTGCAAAAACACTAAATAAAGGTATTTGTCTTGCACAAGCCCCTCTTATAGCGCGAATGGATGCAGATGATATAGCTCTTCCCAAAAGGTTTGAGATTCAATATGAATTTATGAAAAATAATCCTGATATAGATGTCTGCGGCACCTGGGCCCAAGGTTTCTGCGAAACCAACAGGCGATACTCTGTACCAGTCGATCATGATACAATCTGCTCAGCCTTGCCTTTTTTTAACCCTATGATTCACCCTACTGTCATGATAAGGACAGATGTCGCAAGAAATAATCTTTATGATGAGACCTTTGATAGAAGCCAGGACTATGAACTTTGGGCGCGAATGTTACTTACTGGTACATCGAAATTCCATAACATCCCCAAAGTACTTCTTCTGTATCGCTATAAAGACAAGAAAAGTTCAAACTCGTTCTATTTAAATACAAAAATAAATATACTCTCAATGATTCTAAAAAATAATCTAACAGAGCATGATATTCTTATCAATGAAGCAATAAGCAATCAGGGCACCAATAGCAAGGATTATAGCACTCAGGAAATAAAGCAATGGCTTATTAAACTTATCGAATTTAACGCACAATCTAAAAAAATACAATCTAACAAATTAAATAAAATGGCAATTTTTATATTTATACAAAGCCTTATCAGGAAAAGAGGAATAAAAATTAAATCAATACTAAATACCCCTTTTATTACAAACAAATATAAAGAATTAACAAAATATATCATAAAAAAAATGATATACGAAATAAAAATACTTCACATATAG
- a CDS encoding glycosyltransferase: MKNILHINTHASAGGAAVVMQRLADMVRRQGMASAILTGAPAFGQAPDLKAAKYTGLHAWTTWRGQQDYGFQKNHALVRSSLFQQADIIHLHNLHGGYFNLWSLPLLSALKPTVWTLHDMQALTGHCAHSLDCKRWLPETGCGSCPSLSAYPRLWRDATRQLWQDKRTIYTHSSLYLVTPSVWLQRLTEKSLLKEQPLVCIPNGADTSIYRPLDQQEARRLLGLPQDALLVGGCADGGLANPWKGGRYALETILELKKTFPSLYFLNIGVKSTPTELQGAGWVQHIRYVHEPAKLARLYAALDLLLYPTLADNHPLVCIESLCCGTPIVGFATGGVPEIVRDGLDGLLVSTHDGTALTKAAATLLQDTTLREKMSKEAEISAAQRFNLELFTQRYEKLYGEVLERPRSLEKSRLPLDKVPNIVKSPAFMRQEWSKYPHPSRQQQKKLLSHAIAGGICTTIGTLAGWPLLVAALFRSLYRRYRNR; the protein is encoded by the coding sequence ATGAAAAACATCTTGCATATTAATACGCATGCTTCTGCAGGTGGCGCAGCAGTAGTCATGCAACGACTGGCTGATATGGTGCGGAGACAGGGGATGGCTTCTGCCATCCTGACCGGTGCTCCAGCCTTCGGGCAGGCACCTGATTTGAAGGCAGCCAAGTATACGGGACTCCATGCCTGGACGACCTGGCGAGGGCAACAGGACTATGGTTTTCAAAAAAATCATGCGCTCGTCCGCTCCTCGCTTTTTCAGCAAGCGGACATCATACACCTGCACAACCTGCACGGCGGCTACTTCAACCTTTGGTCCCTGCCTCTTCTTTCCGCGCTCAAGCCCACGGTCTGGACATTGCATGATATGCAGGCCCTGACAGGACATTGTGCACATTCTTTAGACTGTAAGCGCTGGCTGCCTGAAACTGGCTGTGGAAGCTGCCCGTCTCTCTCCGCGTATCCCCGTTTATGGCGTGATGCCACCCGGCAACTCTGGCAGGACAAGCGCACCATCTATACCCACAGTTCCCTGTATCTGGTGACTCCCTCTGTCTGGTTGCAGCGACTGACAGAAAAAAGCCTGCTCAAGGAGCAACCTTTGGTCTGCATCCCCAATGGAGCGGACACATCCATTTATCGCCCTCTAGACCAGCAGGAGGCTCGTCGTCTGCTTGGACTTCCCCAAGATGCCCTGCTGGTAGGTGGTTGTGCGGATGGAGGCCTGGCCAATCCCTGGAAAGGGGGGCGATATGCTCTGGAGACGATCCTGGAGCTGAAAAAAACATTCCCGAGCCTTTATTTCCTGAATATCGGCGTCAAAAGCACTCCTACGGAATTGCAGGGGGCTGGCTGGGTACAGCATATTCGCTATGTGCATGAGCCTGCCAAACTGGCTCGTCTGTATGCAGCACTTGATTTGCTCCTTTATCCGACACTGGCAGACAACCACCCTCTGGTCTGTATCGAAAGTCTGTGCTGTGGAACTCCCATTGTGGGCTTTGCTACAGGCGGCGTTCCAGAGATTGTCCGGGATGGGCTGGACGGCCTGCTGGTATCCACACATGACGGAACAGCATTGACAAAAGCCGCTGCAACATTGCTCCAAGATACTACCCTACGGGAAAAAATGAGCAAAGAAGCGGAGATCAGTGCCGCCCAACGCTTTAATTTGGAACTGTTTACCCAGCGTTATGAAAAGCTTTATGGAGAAGTCTTAGAGCGCCCACGCAGTCTTGAAAAAAGCCGTTTACCCTTGGATAAGGTTCCCAACATTGTCAAAAGTCCAGCCTTCATGCGGCAGGAATGGTCCAAATATCCACATCCCAGCAGGCAGCAGCAAAAAAAATTGCTTTCCCATGCTATTGCAGGGGGTATCTGCACCACCATTGGCACACTCGCTGGCTGGCCTTTGTTGGTTGCAGCCCTTTTCCGCTCCCTCTATCGTCGCTACCGGAACCGCTAA
- a CDS encoding inorganic phosphate transporter, which translates to MESIFLLILVFLAILAAVDLFVGVSNDAVNFLNSAIGSRIASFKVIMVVASIGVLLGSTFSSGMMEIARSGVFNPEMFTFNEIIIIFFAVMITDVLLLDAFNSMGLPTSTTVSIVFELLGGAVAAALIKISTSDILLSQLGDFINSQKALAIVSGILISVVVAFVAGVVVQYITRLIFTFHYERMYRRIGGIFGGLSLTAIFYFLIMKGAKGASFMKPEYLAWINAHTLPILLVLFAGLSVVLHLLMVRRGVNIFKIVILAGTFALAFAFAGNDLVNFVGVPLAAWESWQQFTASGMAADAFTMEGLRKAVQTPTFYLLLSGLIMVLTLWFSKKAHRVVQTSINLSSSTRGDQEQFGSSLPGRLIVRAGLSASKTLHQILPHSLFTALESRMRPVEQVKGAPVLPFDQVRAAINLVVSSILIASATSLKLPLSTTYVTFMVAMGSSFADGAWNRESAVYRISGVLAVISGWFLTAMCAFSACALVTWALFEGGSVVAVIFMLVAVVSLVRSNFFGKKKEESSFDIVADNTDKDSIRANIGASVDESIDTAVRLMREGLTAFQAEDEKVLNRCKNEAVNLFEDISRSRGSYYRMALRGGGDDLDNEARHIYYRIFNGMKELSHELRSVLGMSANHIANRHRPYSGALGDNLAQMLGILEDAARHFRAYAAGEGSRAELSAYADHCSSRISKIQIELLQRIDTEGLSMRSSDLYLNYLQFARAFINRFTIVALLERDLNDACRRNAARREKDTTTASAQA; encoded by the coding sequence GTGGAAAGCATCTTTCTGCTCATACTGGTATTTCTGGCCATCCTGGCCGCCGTGGACCTTTTCGTGGGCGTCAGCAATGACGCCGTCAACTTCCTCAACTCGGCCATAGGCTCGCGCATCGCCAGCTTCAAGGTCATCATGGTGGTGGCCAGCATCGGTGTGCTGCTGGGCTCCACCTTTTCCAGCGGCATGATGGAGATCGCCCGCAGCGGGGTCTTCAATCCCGAGATGTTCACCTTCAACGAGATCATCATCATTTTCTTCGCCGTGATGATCACCGACGTCCTGCTGCTGGACGCCTTCAACTCCATGGGCCTGCCCACCTCCACCACCGTGTCCATCGTCTTCGAGCTGCTGGGCGGTGCCGTGGCCGCGGCCCTCATCAAGATCTCCACCTCGGACATCCTGCTCTCCCAGCTGGGGGACTTCATCAACAGCCAGAAGGCCCTGGCCATCGTGTCCGGCATCCTCATCTCCGTGGTGGTGGCCTTCGTGGCCGGGGTGGTGGTGCAGTACATCACCCGCCTGATCTTCACCTTCCACTATGAGCGCATGTACCGCCGCATCGGCGGCATCTTCGGCGGCCTGTCCCTGACGGCCATCTTCTATTTCCTGATCATGAAAGGCGCCAAGGGCGCGTCCTTCATGAAGCCGGAATATCTGGCCTGGATCAATGCCCACACCCTGCCCATCCTGCTGGTGCTGTTCGCGGGCCTGAGCGTGGTGCTGCACCTGCTCATGGTGCGCCGCGGCGTCAATATCTTCAAAATCGTCATCCTGGCCGGCACCTTTGCCCTGGCCTTCGCCTTTGCCGGCAACGACCTGGTCAACTTCGTGGGCGTGCCCCTGGCCGCCTGGGAAAGCTGGCAGCAGTTCACCGCCAGCGGCATGGCCGCCGATGCCTTCACCATGGAGGGCCTGCGCAAGGCCGTGCAGACGCCCACCTTCTACCTGCTGCTCTCCGGCCTGATCATGGTGCTGACCCTGTGGTTCTCCAAAAAGGCCCACCGCGTGGTGCAGACCTCCATCAACCTGAGCAGCAGCACCCGCGGCGATCAGGAACAGTTCGGCTCCTCCCTGCCCGGCCGCCTCATCGTGCGCGCGGGCCTGAGCGCCAGCAAGACCCTGCACCAGATCCTGCCCCATTCGCTCTTCACCGCCCTCGAAAGCCGCATGCGGCCCGTGGAGCAGGTCAAGGGCGCGCCCGTGCTGCCCTTCGACCAGGTGCGTGCGGCCATCAATCTGGTGGTCTCCAGCATCCTCATCGCCTCGGCCACGTCCCTCAAGCTGCCCCTGTCCACCACCTATGTGACCTTCATGGTGGCCATGGGCTCCTCCTTCGCCGACGGCGCCTGGAACCGTGAGAGCGCCGTCTACCGCATCTCCGGCGTGCTGGCCGTCATCAGCGGCTGGTTCCTGACCGCCATGTGCGCCTTCAGCGCCTGCGCCCTGGTCACCTGGGCCCTGTTCGAGGGCGGCAGCGTGGTGGCCGTCATCTTCATGCTGGTGGCCGTGGTCAGCCTGGTGCGCTCCAACTTCTTCGGCAAGAAAAAGGAAGAGAGCAGCTTCGACATCGTGGCCGACAACACCGACAAGGACAGCATCCGCGCCAATATCGGCGCCTCGGTGGACGAAAGCATCGATACCGCCGTACGCCTGATGCGCGAGGGCCTCACCGCCTTCCAGGCCGAGGACGAGAAGGTCCTGAACCGCTGCAAGAACGAAGCCGTGAACCTTTTCGAAGACATCTCGCGCTCCCGCGGTTCCTACTACCGCATGGCCCTGCGCGGCGGTGGCGACGATCTGGACAACGAGGCGCGGCATATCTACTACCGCATCTTCAACGGCATGAAGGAACTGAGCCACGAACTGCGCTCGGTGCTGGGCATGTCCGCCAACCACATCGCCAACCGCCACCGCCCCTACAGCGGCGCGCTGGGCGACAATCTGGCACAGATGCTGGGCATCCTGGAAGACGCCGCCCGCCACTTCCGGGCCTATGCCGCGGGCGAAGGCTCCCGTGCCGAGCTCTCGGCCTATGCCGACCACTGCTCTTCCCGCATCAGCAAGATCCAGATCGAGCTTTTGCAGCGCATCGACACCGAAGGCCTGTCCATGCGCAGCAGCGACCTGTATCTGAACTACCTGCAGTTCGCCCGCGCCTTCATCAACCGCTTCACCATCGTGGCCCTGCTGGAACGCGACCTCAACGACGCCTGCCGCCGCAACGCCGCCCGCAGGGAAAAAGATACGACAACCGCTTCGGCCCA
- a CDS encoding glycosyltransferase family 2 protein, which translates to MPPFFTIITSTYNAEKALPPLLESLASQTCHDFNWIVQDGSSSDATMQIVEQYRNRLPEILADSRKDRGIYDAWNKALDQWQARLGKWIIFMGAGDTFCHQDSLKEAMHYLEQLSDEYIYYAVPVEIVLCSGEFLNQVAPSNNPSIDLKNGMCLPHQGLFHRHDIFSNNRYDISYSIAGDYDFVCRTLTRNNICFGKTACIRMSVGGVSSSLAYMTIREAEFFNISRKFYSSSIPLKIIARFSFWKCITLISHIFGKRTACAVADIPRILQKKPRLWSLEQCPPSLPILPPKPHLALCIATVGRVTELDRLLTSLEQQTCTAFHIYLADQNAPGTLDAMLQKHADLQITRILLPSRGVSTARNALLSLIGEEEFIIFPDDDCWYAPDTLAQVAEAFQRHPQAGTVMGKSIDTSPVSPPCGQDTPVSQIGTFKNGETYLQFFRAEVVKDLRFDPRLGPGTGLPYGCGEDTDYLLEAHKRAPVWRCPSIRVFHPSPDTHVPSDAKIASYAAGRMYLLKKHAFPLWFRCANVLYPLCMLPLDALRKGRKAARYRWRMFVERLRHFSS; encoded by the coding sequence ATGCCTCCATTTTTCACTATCATCACATCAACCTACAATGCTGAAAAGGCCTTGCCGCCTTTGCTGGAGTCCTTGGCTTCCCAGACCTGTCATGACTTCAATTGGATCGTGCAAGATGGCAGTTCCTCAGATGCTACCATGCAAATCGTAGAACAGTACCGTAACCGCCTGCCGGAAATCCTTGCTGACAGCAGAAAAGATCGTGGCATTTATGATGCATGGAACAAGGCCCTTGATCAATGGCAAGCAAGACTTGGCAAATGGATCATTTTCATGGGAGCTGGTGATACATTCTGCCATCAAGACTCACTTAAAGAGGCCATGCATTACTTGGAACAACTCTCAGATGAGTATATCTATTATGCAGTACCTGTAGAGATTGTTCTTTGCTCTGGTGAGTTTCTGAATCAAGTTGCTCCGTCGAATAATCCATCGATTGATTTGAAAAATGGAATGTGTCTTCCCCATCAGGGACTTTTCCATAGACATGATATTTTCTCTAACAACAGGTACGATATAAGCTATTCAATTGCTGGAGATTATGATTTCGTTTGTCGCACCCTGACAAGAAACAATATTTGTTTTGGAAAAACAGCCTGTATTCGCATGTCTGTCGGGGGGGTCAGCTCTTCTCTTGCATATATGACTATAAGAGAAGCAGAGTTTTTCAACATTTCCCGGAAATTTTATTCCAGCAGTATTCCTCTGAAAATTATTGCCCGCTTTTCCTTCTGGAAATGCATTACCCTGATTTCTCATATTTTTGGGAAAAGAACAGCCTGCGCCGTTGCGGATATTCCACGCATACTGCAAAAAAAGCCTCGTCTTTGGTCGCTGGAACAATGTCCACCTTCTTTGCCGATCCTCCCCCCAAAGCCCCATCTCGCTCTCTGTATCGCCACGGTGGGCCGCGTCACGGAACTGGACAGACTGCTGACCTCTCTGGAACAGCAGACCTGTACGGCCTTCCACATCTATCTTGCCGACCAGAATGCACCCGGTACGCTGGATGCCATGTTACAGAAGCATGCGGACCTGCAGATAACCCGTATCCTGCTGCCATCAAGGGGCGTTTCCACCGCACGTAATGCCCTTCTTTCACTCATTGGAGAAGAAGAGTTTATCATCTTCCCCGACGATGACTGCTGGTATGCCCCTGATACTCTGGCCCAGGTTGCAGAAGCATTCCAGCGTCATCCCCAGGCCGGAACTGTGATGGGGAAAAGTATTGATACATCCCCGGTTTCTCCTCCCTGTGGCCAGGATACTCCCGTGAGTCAAATCGGGACTTTTAAAAATGGAGAAACATATCTACAATTCTTCCGGGCCGAAGTCGTAAAAGACCTCCGCTTCGATCCCCGCCTTGGCCCCGGTACAGGCCTTCCCTATGGTTGTGGTGAAGATACGGACTATCTGCTGGAAGCGCACAAGCGTGCTCCTGTCTGGCGCTGCCCGTCCATCAGGGTCTTCCATCCCTCGCCGGATACGCATGTGCCGTCTGATGCCAAGATTGCCAGCTACGCGGCCGGCCGCATGTATCTGCTCAAGAAACATGCCTTCCCGCTCTGGTTCCGCTGTGCCAATGTACTCTATCCCTTGTGCATGCTGCCGCTGGATGCATTGCGCAAAGGCCGCAAGGCCGCACGGTATCGCTGGCGCATGTTCGTGGAGCGGCTTCGCCATTTTTCATCATGA